The following coding sequences lie in one Spinacia oleracea cultivar Varoflay chromosome 1, BTI_SOV_V1, whole genome shotgun sequence genomic window:
- the LOC110782908 gene encoding WAT1-related protein At1g70260 has product MELSRGSNKIWEVVPFLSMFLIEGCTIALTITAKSAMAVGMSQFVFVAYSNALSSVLLVAYCLIYHRDSMKMVFNVKLLSRFFLLGLTGITIAQNLAFTGLRDSSPIVVCAMGLLLPSFQFFLNLILRKAKLNITSKSTRIKLTGVIVSIIGAITVAVYLGPSMLPGPIIGPIMLRGTNFRFVFVTATEEWMFGTSLLALATFFIAIWSMIQVSTFTRFPDMMVIVACYTVFGTIQTFFVDIIANGDLSAWKLKWDLELLIIVLSALFGTLVRSRIQAWCMSVKGPMYVAMFKPAGIFWANFFGESFFGTLCYGSVIGTIIVGVGYYTVLSGVKEEAKKQQNDETNKPAPSDDIKTPLLLNQDADEQV; this is encoded by the exons ATGGAGTTGTCGAGAGGAAGTAATAAGATATGGGAAGTGGTACCATTTTTATCTATGTTTTTGATAGAAGGTTGTACCATTGCCTTAACCATAACCGCGAAATCGGCTATGGCGGTTGGAATGAGCCAATTTGTGTTTGTGGCTTACTCTAATGCCCTTTCTTCTGTTCTCCTCGTTGCATATTGTCTCATCTATCATAGAGATAG TATGAAAATGGTTTTCAATGTCAAGCTTCTCTCTCGATTCTTCCTCCTTGGTCTTACCGG GATAACAATTGCACAGAACCTTGCATTTACAGGACTACGTGACAGCTCACCAATAGTTGTTTGTGCAATGGGACTTTTACTACCATCCTTCCAATTTTTCCTCAATCTTATTCTAAG GAAGGCTAAGTTGAACATAACGAGCAAAAGCACTCGCATCAAGCTAACGGGAGTCATAGTGTCAATCATTGGAGCAATCACGGTCGCCGTCTACCTTGGCCCTTCCATGCTTCCCGGACCGATAATTGGTCCGATCATGCTCCGTGGCACTAACTTTCGGTTCGTGTTTGTCACCGCCACAGAAGAATGGATGTTTGGTACCTCTTTGCTAGCTCTTGCTACTTTCTTCATAGCAATATGGAGTATGATACAG GTATCAACATTCACAAGATTTCCGGATATGATGGTGATTGTAGCTTGTTACACTGTATTTGGGACTATCCAAACATTTTTTGTGGACATCATTGCAAATGGGGATTTAAGTGCTTGGAAACTAAAGTGGGACTTGGAGCTCCTTATAATCGTCTTATCG GCCTTATTTGGGACACTAGTACGGAGCAGAATCCAGGCATGGTGCATGAGTGTGAAGGGCCCAATGTATGTGGCCATGTTCAAGCCTGCTGGGATATTTTGGGCTAACTTTTTTGGCGAAAGCTTTTTTGGTACTCTTTGTTATGGAAG TGTGATCGGCACGATTATAGTAGGTGTGGGTTACTATACAGTACTATCAGGGGTCAAGGAAGAAgctaaaaaacaacaaaatgacGAAACTAACAAACCTGCTCCATCTGATGACATCAAGACTCCTCTTTTGCTAAATCAAGATGCCGACGAACAAGTCTGA
- the LOC110782909 gene encoding WAT1-related protein At3g28050 isoform X1, with the protein MESEAAPYIAMLMAECCQVGLMIISKQAMNTGMTTFVFVSYSNALASLILLPFSLFFHRSHLPPINFSLFGWFFLLALFGYLAQLFGYTGINYSSPTLGAAMLNLIPGLTFLLAIIFGMEIVNTRNMTCLAKLLGTIVSIAGAFIATLYEGPPLLNRSVPLHSHQLSFLGEQKEWILGGFFLAVDCVMASSWVIIQAIILKKYPAELIVVFFYCFFVAIQSGIVTFIVERDLSAWSLKPTLRLLAVVYSAVFGSALQVGLSAWCLRRKGPVFVCMFKPLGIAIAAVAGVVFFGDTFYLGSLLGVIIIVLGFYSVMWGKAKEEKKIHADQLGSVHSPTEKMPLLGNQAEDMDNYVA; encoded by the exons ATGGAGAGTGAGGCAGCTCCATACATAGCAATGTTAATGGCGGAATGTTGCCAAGTAGGACTCATGATTATCAGCAAACAAGCTATGAACACTGGTATGACCACTTTTGTCTTCGTCTCCTACTCCAATGCTCTTGCGTCCCTTATCCTCCTCCCATTCTCCCTCTTCTTCCACAG ATCACATCTTCCCCCAAtcaatttctctctctttgGATGGTTTTTCCTGCTTGCTCTCTTTGG GTATTTGGCTCAGTTATTTGGGTATACTGGTATCAATTATAGCTCTCCTACTCTTGGGGCGGCTATGCTGAATCTTATTCCTGGACTTACTTTTTTGCTTGCAATCATCTTTGG GATGGAAATAGTAAATACAAGAAATATGACTTGTCTGGCAAAATTGCTGGGAACCATAGTGTCGATTGCTGGAGCATTCATTGCGACTCTTTATGAAGGTCCACCACTTCTAAATAGGTCTGTGCCTTTGCACTCTCATCAACTTAGTTTTCTTGGAGAACAGAAGGAATGGATTCTTGGTGGTTTCTTTCTTGCTGTTGATTGTGTTATGGCATCTAGCTGGGTCATCATACAA GCAATAATTCTCAAGAAGTATCCAGCTGAGCTCATTGTTGTGTTCTTTTACTGCTTCTTTGTTGCTATACAATCTGGAATTGTGACATTTATTGTGGAAAGGGATCTAAGTGCTTGGAGTCTGAAGCCCACATTGAGGCTGCTTGCAGTTGTTTACTCG GCAGTTTTTGGTTCGGCCCTCCAAGTTGGCCTTTCCGCATGGTGCTTGCGCAGGAAGGGACCTGTTTTTGTTTGCATGTTTAAGCCTCTGGGGATTGCCATAGCTGCAGTTGCAGGTGTTGTTTTCTTTGGGGATACATTTTATCTTGGAAG TTTGCTTGGGGTGATTATAATAGTTCTTGGGTTCTACTCTGTTATGTGGGGGAAGGCTAAAGAAGAGAAGAAAATCCATGCCGATCAATTAGGCAGCGTGCATTCTCCGACCGAAAAGATGCCTTTGCTGGGAAATCAAGCTGAAGACATGGATAATTATGTTGCTTAA
- the LOC110782909 gene encoding WAT1-related protein At3g28050 isoform X2: MESEAAPYIAMLMAECCQVGLMIISKQAMNTGMTTFVFVSYSNALASLILLPFSLFFHRSHLPPINFSLFGWFFLLALFGYLAQLFGYTGINYSSPTLGAAMLNLIPGLTFLLAIIFGMEIVNTRNMTCLAKLLGTIVSIAGAFIATLYEGPPLLNRSVPLHSHQLSFLGEQKEWILGGFFLAVDCVMASSWVIIQAIILKKYPAELIVVFFYCFFVAIQSGIVTFIVERDLSAWSLKPTLRLLAVVYSAVFGSALQVGLSAWCLRRKGPVFVCMFKPLGIAIAAVAGVVFFGDTFYLGSAAAVCLG; the protein is encoded by the exons ATGGAGAGTGAGGCAGCTCCATACATAGCAATGTTAATGGCGGAATGTTGCCAAGTAGGACTCATGATTATCAGCAAACAAGCTATGAACACTGGTATGACCACTTTTGTCTTCGTCTCCTACTCCAATGCTCTTGCGTCCCTTATCCTCCTCCCATTCTCCCTCTTCTTCCACAG ATCACATCTTCCCCCAAtcaatttctctctctttgGATGGTTTTTCCTGCTTGCTCTCTTTGG GTATTTGGCTCAGTTATTTGGGTATACTGGTATCAATTATAGCTCTCCTACTCTTGGGGCGGCTATGCTGAATCTTATTCCTGGACTTACTTTTTTGCTTGCAATCATCTTTGG GATGGAAATAGTAAATACAAGAAATATGACTTGTCTGGCAAAATTGCTGGGAACCATAGTGTCGATTGCTGGAGCATTCATTGCGACTCTTTATGAAGGTCCACCACTTCTAAATAGGTCTGTGCCTTTGCACTCTCATCAACTTAGTTTTCTTGGAGAACAGAAGGAATGGATTCTTGGTGGTTTCTTTCTTGCTGTTGATTGTGTTATGGCATCTAGCTGGGTCATCATACAA GCAATAATTCTCAAGAAGTATCCAGCTGAGCTCATTGTTGTGTTCTTTTACTGCTTCTTTGTTGCTATACAATCTGGAATTGTGACATTTATTGTGGAAAGGGATCTAAGTGCTTGGAGTCTGAAGCCCACATTGAGGCTGCTTGCAGTTGTTTACTCG GCAGTTTTTGGTTCGGCCCTCCAAGTTGGCCTTTCCGCATGGTGCTTGCGCAGGAAGGGACCTGTTTTTGTTTGCATGTTTAAGCCTCTGGGGATTGCCATAGCTGCAGTTGCAGGTGTTGTTTTCTTTGGGGATACATTTTATCTTGGAAG TGCTGCTGCAGTTTGCTTGGGGTGA
- the LOC110782909 gene encoding WAT1-related protein At3g28050 isoform X3, protein MESEAAPYIAMLMAECCQVGLMIISKQAMNTGMTTFVFVSYSNALASLILLPFSLFFHRSHLPPINFSLFGWFFLLALFGYLAQLFGYTGINYSSPTLGAAMLNLIPGLTFLLAIIFGMEIVNTRNMTCLAKLLGTIVSIAGAFIATLYEGPPLLNRSVPLHSHQLSFLGEQKEWILGGFFLAVDCVMASSWVIIQAIILKKYPAELIVVFFYCFFVAIQSGIVTFIVERDLSAWSLKPTLRLLAVVYSAVFGSALQVGLSAWCLRRKGPVFVCMFKPLGIAIAAVAGVVFFGDTFYLGRRC, encoded by the exons ATGGAGAGTGAGGCAGCTCCATACATAGCAATGTTAATGGCGGAATGTTGCCAAGTAGGACTCATGATTATCAGCAAACAAGCTATGAACACTGGTATGACCACTTTTGTCTTCGTCTCCTACTCCAATGCTCTTGCGTCCCTTATCCTCCTCCCATTCTCCCTCTTCTTCCACAG ATCACATCTTCCCCCAAtcaatttctctctctttgGATGGTTTTTCCTGCTTGCTCTCTTTGG GTATTTGGCTCAGTTATTTGGGTATACTGGTATCAATTATAGCTCTCCTACTCTTGGGGCGGCTATGCTGAATCTTATTCCTGGACTTACTTTTTTGCTTGCAATCATCTTTGG GATGGAAATAGTAAATACAAGAAATATGACTTGTCTGGCAAAATTGCTGGGAACCATAGTGTCGATTGCTGGAGCATTCATTGCGACTCTTTATGAAGGTCCACCACTTCTAAATAGGTCTGTGCCTTTGCACTCTCATCAACTTAGTTTTCTTGGAGAACAGAAGGAATGGATTCTTGGTGGTTTCTTTCTTGCTGTTGATTGTGTTATGGCATCTAGCTGGGTCATCATACAA GCAATAATTCTCAAGAAGTATCCAGCTGAGCTCATTGTTGTGTTCTTTTACTGCTTCTTTGTTGCTATACAATCTGGAATTGTGACATTTATTGTGGAAAGGGATCTAAGTGCTTGGAGTCTGAAGCCCACATTGAGGCTGCTTGCAGTTGTTTACTCG GCAGTTTTTGGTTCGGCCCTCCAAGTTGGCCTTTCCGCATGGTGCTTGCGCAGGAAGGGACCTGTTTTTGTTTGCATGTTTAAGCCTCTGGGGATTGCCATAGCTGCAGTTGCAGGTGTTGTTTTCTTTGGGGATACATTTTATCTTGGAAG ACGTTGTTAG
- the LOC110782911 gene encoding WAT1-related protein At3g28050: MWEMKLGIILLGMEGISVGTNTLSKAAMAKGMSNYIFTTYTHALALFFLLPLAFFLHRKTRPPVIGWSIILRLFLLGILSCGCSIFLFVGIRYSSPTLASAMNNLSPAFTFIIAIIFRMEMVNLSAQSNIFKLIGTIVSISGAFIVTFYQGLPIILFPSPNKTYLHSLLDIQPNWTVGGLLLATSSIFFSLTYIAKTWIARDFNSEVLITLISCCIFETIVAAMVTLIAENDASVWTPTLDIELISILFGAIDVAIVNTVNTWACRVKGPVFVAMFKPLQMIIAVIMGVSFLGDVLHVGSVIGGLIIALGFYTVMKGKAEEEIHKGIDENRLINSAEEETGSHKVPMLQNRDIDA, encoded by the exons atgtGGGAAATGAAGTTGGGAATAATATTGTTAGGAATGGAAGGAATAAGTGTGGGTACAAATACATTAAGCAAAGCAGCCATGGCTAAAGGAATGAGCAACTATATCTTCACCACTTACACTCATGCCCTTGCtctcttctttcttcttcctttggCTTTCTTTTTACACAG AAAAACTCGACCTCCGGTCATTGGATGGTCTATAATTTTGCGGCTCTTTCTGCTTGGAATCCTCAG TTGTGGATGCTCCATCTTCCTGTTTGTTGGAATACGTTATAGCTCACCAACTCTTGCTTCAGCAATGAATAATCTTTCTCCTGCTTTTACTTTCATCATAGCCATCATTTTCAG AATGGAGATGGTAAATCTAAGTGCACAGAGTAACATATTTAAGTTGATAGGAACCATTGTCTCAATCAGTGGAGCATTCATAGTGACCTTCTACCAAGGACTACCAATCATACTATTCCCTTCACCAAACAAGACATATCTTCATTCTTTGTTGGATATTCAACCAAATTGGACCGTTGGAGGGCTCTTGCTTGCTACTAGCAGCATTTTTTTCTCACTCACTTATATTGCAAAG ACTTGGATTGCAAGGGACTTCAATTCAGAGGTGCTGATAACACTAATAAGTTGCTGCATCTTTGAGACTATAGTGGCAGCAATGGTAACTTTAATTGCAGAAAATGATGCTAGTGTTTGGACACCAACCCTTGACATCGAACTAATTTCTATTCTATTTGGG GCTATAGATGTTGCTATAGTAAATACCGTGAATACTTGGGCATGCAGAGTGAAGGGTCCAGTATTTGTCGCAATGTTTAAGCCACTTCAAATGATTATTGCAGTTATCATGGGAGTTTCTTTTCTAGGAGATGTTCTTCATGTTGGGAG TGTTATTGGAGGACTAATCATAGCGTTAGGATTCTACACCGTGATGAAGGGGAAAGCCGAGGAAGAGATACATAAGGGAATCGATGAAAATAGATTGATAAATAGTGCTGAAGAGGAGACAGGTTCTCATAAAGTTCCTATGTTGCAGAATAGAGACATAGATGCATAA